Proteins from one Camelina sativa cultivar DH55 chromosome 8, Cs, whole genome shotgun sequence genomic window:
- the LOC104707312 gene encoding B-box zinc finger protein 23-like, producing MKILCEVCEKAEAEVLCCSDEAVLCKPCDIKVHEANKIFQRHHRVALQKDAASATTSSGAPLCDICQERKGYFFCIEDRALLCNDCDGAIHTCNSHQRFLLPGVQVSDQSLTENSGCSTSFSSETYQTHSKASLNSQYSNEETEAGNSAAIDKNPSVILNP from the exons ATGAAGATACTATGTGAAGTGTGCGAGAAGGCTGAAGCAGAAGTACTTTGCTGTTCAGATGAAGCTGTTCTTTGCAAGCCATGTGACATTAAAGTTCATGAAGCTAATAAAATTTTCCAGAGGCATCACCGAGTCGCCTTGCAAAAAGATGCAGCCTCAGCCACCACAAGCTCTGGAGCTCCTCTATGTGATATATGCCAG GAGAGAAAAGGGTACTTCTTCTGCATAGAGGACAGAGCATTGCTGTGCAATGATTGTGATGGAGCCATTCACACTTGCAATTCTCACCAAAGATTCTTACTTCCTGGAGTCCAAGTTTCTGATCAGTCTTTAACTGAAAACTCCGGATGCAGCACTAGTTTTAGTTCTGAAACTTATCAGACTCACTCAAAAGCTTCTCTGAATAGTCAGTACTCTAATGAGGAAACTGAAGCCGGGAACTCAGCTGCGATAGACAAGAATCCTTCTGTAATCTTAAATCCTTAG
- the LOC104707313 gene encoding 22.0 kDa heat shock protein isoform X2: MMKHLLSLFIGALLLGNIKTSEGSLSSALETTPGSLLSDLWMDRFPDPFKILERIPLELERDTSVALSPARVDWKETAEGHEIMLDVPGLKKDEVKIEVEENRVLRVSGERKREEEKKGDQWHRVERSYGKFWRQFKLPDNVDMESVKAYLENGVLTINLTKLSPDQVKGPRVVNIAAEEDQTSKISSSESKEL; encoded by the exons ATGATGAAACACTTGCTAAGCCTCTTCATAGGAGCTTTGTTACTTGGAAACATCAAAACAAGTGAAGGGTCTTTGTCTTCTGCACTTGAAACTACTCCAGGCAGCTTACTATCTGATCTCTGGATGGATCGGTTTCCGGATCCGTTCAAG ATCTTGGAGAGAATCCCATTAGAACTCGAGAGGGACACGAGCGTGGCTCTGTCCCCAGCGAGAGTGGACTGGAAAGAAACAGCAGAAGGGCATGAGATAATGCTCGATGTTCCTGGTTTGAAGAAGGATGAAGTGAAGATAGAAGTGGAGGAGAACAGAGTTTTGCGAGTGAGTggagagaggaaaagagaagaagagaagaaaggagacCAGTGGCATAGAGTGGAGAGATCATATGGTAAGTTCTGGAGACAGTTCAAGCTACCTGATAATGTGGATATGGAATCAGTCAAGGCCTACCTTGAGAACGGTGTACTCACTATTAACCTCACTAAGCTATCCCCTGATCAGGTCAAGGGTCCAAGGGTTGTTAACATTGCGGCTGAAGAGGACCAAACTTCAAAAATCAGCTCTTCTGAATCCAAAGAACTCTAA
- the LOC104707313 gene encoding 22.0 kDa heat shock protein isoform X1, with amino-acid sequence MMKHLLSLFIGALLLGNIKTSEGSLSSALETTPGSLLSDLWMDRFPDPFKILERIPLELERDTSVALSPARVDWKETAEGHEIMLDVPGLKKDEVKIEVEENRVLRVSGERKREEEKKGDQWHRVERSYGKFWRQFKLPDNVDMESVKAYLENGVLTINLTKLSPDQVKGPRVVNIAAEEDQTSKISSSESKEL; translated from the exons ATGATGAAACACTTGCTAAGCCTCTTCATAGGAGCTTTGTTACTTGGAAACATCAAAACAAGTGAAGGGTCTTTGTCTTCTGCACTTGAAACTACTCCAGGCAGCTTACTATCT GATCTCTGGATGGATCGGTTTCCGGATCCGTTCAAGATCTTGGAGAGAATCCCATTAGAACTCGAGAGGGACACGAGCGTGGCTCTGTCCCCAGCGAGAGTGGACTGGAAAGAAACAGCAGAAGGGCATGAGATAATGCTCGATGTTCCTGGTTTGAAGAAGGATGAAGTGAAGATAGAAGTGGAGGAGAACAGAGTTTTGCGAGTGAGTggagagaggaaaagagaagaagagaagaaaggagacCAGTGGCATAGAGTGGAGAGATCATATGGTAAGTTCTGGAGACAGTTCAAGCTACCTGATAATGTGGATATGGAATCAGTCAAGGCCTACCTTGAGAACGGTGTACTCACTATTAACCTCACTAAGCTATCCCCTGATCAGGTCAAGGGTCCAAGGGTTGTTAACATTGCGGCTGAAGAGGACCAAACTTCAAAAATCAGCTCTTCTGAATCCAAAGAACTCTAA
- the LOC104707313 gene encoding 22.0 kDa heat shock protein isoform X3, protein MMKHLLSLFIGALLLGNIKTSEGSLSSALETTPGSLLSDLWMDRFPDPFKILERIPLELERDTSVALSPARVDWKETAEGHEIMLDVPGLKKDEVKIEVEENRVLRVSGERKREEEKKGDQWHRVERSYGKFWRQFKLPDNVDMESVKAYLENGVLTINLTKLSPDQVKGPRVVNIAAEEDQTSKISSSESKEL, encoded by the exons ATGATGAAACACTTGCTAAGCCTCTTCATAGGAGCTTTGTTACTTGGAAACATCAAAACAAGTGAAGGGTCTTTGTCTTCTGCACTTGAAACTACTCCAGGCAGCTTACTATCTGATCTCTGGATGGATCGGTTTCCGGATCCGTTCAAGATCTTGGAGAGAATCCCATTAGAACTCGAGAGGGACACGAGCGTGGCTCTGTCCCCAGCGAGAGTGGACTGGAAAGAAACAGCAGAAGGGCATGAGATAATGCTCGATGTTC CTGGTTTGAAGAAGGATGAAGTGAAGATAGAAGTGGAGGAGAACAGAGTTTTGCGAGTGAGTggagagaggaaaagagaagaagagaagaaaggagacCAGTGGCATAGAGTGGAGAGATCATATGGTAAGTTCTGGAGACAGTTCAAGCTACCTGATAATGTGGATATGGAATCAGTCAAGGCCTACCTTGAGAACGGTGTACTCACTATTAACCTCACTAAGCTATCCCCTGATCAGGTCAAGGGTCCAAGGGTTGTTAACATTGCGGCTGAAGAGGACCAAACTTCAAAAATCAGCTCTTCTGAATCCAAAGAACTCTAA
- the LOC104707315 gene encoding probable fructokinase-5, protein MATPLIVSFGEMLIDFVPDTSGVSLAESTGFLKAPGGAPANVACAITKLGGKSAFIGKFGDDEFGHMLVNILKKNGVNSEGVCFDTNARTALAFVTLKNDGEREFMFYRNPSADMLLKESELNKDLIKKAKIFHYGSISLISEPCRTAHMAAMKTAKDAGVLLSYDPNVRLPLWPSTEAAIEGIKSIWNEADIIKVSDDEVTFLTRGDAEKDDVVLSLMHDKLKLLIVTDGEKGCRYYTKKFKGRVPGYAVKAVDTTGAGDSFVGSFLVSLGKDGSILDDEGKLKEALAFANACGAVCTTQKGAIPALPTPSDAQQLMKSKSK, encoded by the exons ATGGCTACTCCATTAATTGTTTCCTTTGGTGAAATGCTTATCGACTTTGTCCCTGACACTTCTGGTGTATCTTTAGCTGAATCCACAGGTTTTCTCAAAGCCCCTGGTGGTGCTCCGGCTAATGTTGCTTGTGCCATCACCAAACTCGGTGGCAAATCTGCTTTCATCGGCAAG tttggtgatgatgagtttggaCATATGTTGGTTAACATATTGAAAAAGAACGGTGTGAACAGCGAAGGTGTTTGCTTCGACACCAATGCAAGAACTGCACTGGCCTTTGTGACATTGAAAAACGATGGTGAGAGAGAGTTCATGTTTTACAGGAACCCGAGTGCTGATATGCTCTTGAAAGAATCTGAACTCAACAAGGATCTTATCAAGAAAGCTAAGATTTTCCACTATGGTTCTATTAGTTTGATCTCTGAGCCATGTAGAACGGCTCACATGGCGGCTATGAAAACCGCAAAGGATGCGGGAGTTTTGCTCTCTTATGACCCGAATGTTAGGCTGCCTCTTTGGCCTTCCACTGAAGCTGCAATTGAAGGCATCAAGAGTATTTGGAATGAGGCTGATATTATCAAg GTAAGTGATGATGAGGTGACATTTCTCACCCGTGGAGATGCAGAGAAGGATGATGTTGTTTTGTCTCTCATGCATGATAAGCTTAAGCTGCTTATCGTAACTGATGGAGAGAAAGGTTGCAGATACTACACAAAG AAATTTAAAGGGAGAGTGCCTGGATACGCTGTGAAAGCAGTTGATACAACTGGAGCTGGTGATTCTTTTGTTGGTTCATTTCTTGTCTCATTGGGAAAAGACGGTTCCATACTCGAT GATGAAGGGAAGCTGAAGGAAGCTCTAGCCTTTGCAAATGCATGTGGAGCCGTGTGTACAACTCAGAAAGGAGCTATTCCTGCACTTCCAACTCCATCTGATGCTCAGCAGCTCATGAAATCTAAGTCCAAATAG
- the LOC104709607 gene encoding putative F-box protein At2g02890 yields MIYWEDDVDIHKILHFEGDVYTYWEGEVDVGVSNELRLWVLEDVEKQEWSKHAYTWTDDKFFRHQVSFAGSTASGEIVFSMRKYTCGQPFYVFYFNPERNTLRRVEIQGFGEGFKKPCSVRTFVNHVEDPTVKDLELLKSIPAPFGDTDSSGTDSDESDREG; encoded by the coding sequence ATGATTTACTGGGAGGATGATGTCGACATTCATAAGATTCTTCATTTCGAGGGTGATGTGTACACTTATTGGGAGGGTGAGGTCGACGTTGGTGTCAGTAATGAGTTGCGTTTGTGGGTTTTAGAGGATGTAGAGAAACAGGAATGGTCGAAACATGCCTACACTTGGACCGATGATAAATTCTTCCGTCACCAAGTTTCCTTCGCTGGATCGACCGCTTCGGGTGAAATAGTGTTTTCGATGCGCAAGTATACATGTGGACAACCCTTTTATGTCTTCTACTTCAATCCCGAGAGGAACACTCTCCGACGTGTTGAAATCCAAGGTTTTGGTGAAGGGTTTAAGAAACCTTGTAGCGTTCGCACCTTTGTAAACCACGTCGAGGATCCTACTGTTAAGGATTTAGAACTGCTCAAGTCAATCCCTGCTCCGTTTGGGGATACAGATAGTTCAGGCACAGATTCAGATGAATCAGACAGAGAGGGTTAG
- the LOC104707316 gene encoding uncharacterized protein LOC104707316 encodes MGNHFLTLSLLLLTVCVCVPFITTKLNPKEAILSISSDSEFPINIHGVKILRQASDTKLAQLGVSSWPKWEGAPSKFPWEFTKTETMFFVEGKVKVNVDGYDEKDETFEIGKGDVVVFPKDMKVVWEITEAVKKRYSLEE; translated from the exons ATGGGTAATCATTTTCTAACTCTGTCTCTGCTTCTCTTAACAGTCTGCGTTTGCGTTCCCTTCATCACCACGAAGCTTAACCCTAAAGAAGCAATCCTCTCTATCTCCTCCGATTCTGAGTTTCCTATTAATATCCACGGAGTCAAGATCTTGCGTCAAGCTTCTGATACCAAACTTGCTCAACTAGGCGTCTCCTCTTGGCCCAA GTGGGAAGGAGCTCCAAGCAAGTTTCCATGGGAGTTTACGAAGACAGAGACGATGTTTTTCGTGGAAGGGAAGGTGAAAGTGAATGTAGACGGATACGACGAAAAAGATGAAACCTTTGAGATAGGGAAAGGAGATGTGGTTGTGTTCCCTAAAGACATGAAAGTTGTTTGGGAGATCACTGAAGCTGTGAAGAAACGTTATAGCTTAGAGGAGTAG
- the LOC104707317 gene encoding uncharacterized protein LOC104707317 encodes MELNHDSIFAPAVPNEIHGIKLLRQTSDAKLAELGVVSWPLWESIPRKFPWQFKNTETMYFVEGKLKGKVEEHHKEGEALELRAGDLVVFPKDMKVFVDVTEDVKKHYYRGEGARDCKI; translated from the exons ATGGAACTTAACCATGACTCGATATTCGCTCCAGCGGTTCCCAATGAGATTCATGGAATCAAGCTCTTGAGACAAACTTCGGATGCTAAGCTTGCTGAACTTGGGGTTGTCTCTTGGCCTTT ATGGGAAAGCATTCCACGCAAATTTCCATGGCAGTTTAAGAACACAGAAACGATGTACTTCGTCGAGGGGAAGTTGAAGGGGAAGGTAGAAGAGCATCACAAAGAAGGAGAAGCCTTAGAATTGAGGGCAGGGGATTTGGTTGTGTTTCCTAAAGACATGAAAGTTTTTGTGGATGTAACTGAAGATGTGAAGAAACATTATTATAGAGGAGAGGGAGCCAGAGATTGTAAAATCTGA